The Zonotrichia albicollis isolate bZonAlb1 chromosome 6, bZonAlb1.hap1, whole genome shotgun sequence genome window below encodes:
- the TMEM179 gene encoding transmembrane protein 179 has translation MALSNFLFAQCICYFLAFLFSFIVVVPLSENGNDFHGRCLLFTEGMWLNANLTVERQRFTVQEWGPEAACRFSIFTGLLSLLLATVQAWRTLFFLCKGHEDSFFYAFLNLLISAFVVFITFIASTIVSVGFNMWCDAITEKGSMPNSCEELQDIDLELNLENSAFYDQFAIAQFGLWAAWLTWLAITILAFLKVYHNYRQEDLLDSLIHEKELLLGRSPSRSSLQDDKSGMI, from the exons ATGGCGCTCAGCAATTTCCTCTTCGCTCAGTGCATCTGCTATTTCCTGGCCTTCCTCTTCAGCTTCATCGTGGTGGTGCCACTCTCCGAGAATGGCAACGACTTCCACGGCCGCTGCCTGCTCTTCACCGAGGGCATGTGGCTCAACGCCAACCTGACGGTGGAGCGGCAGCGCTTCACGGTGCAGGAGTGGGGGCCTGAGGCCGCCTGCCGCTTCAGCATCTTCAccgggctcctgtccctgctgctggccacaGTGCAGGCCTGGAGgaccctcttcttcctctgcaaAGGGCACGAGGA CTCTTTCTTTTACGCCTTCCTGAATCTGCTGATCAGCGCCTTTGTGGTGTTCATCACATTTATTGCCAGCACTATAGTGAGTGTAGGATTTAACATGTGGTGTGATGCAATTACTGAAAAAGGAAGCATGCCAAATAG CTGTGAAGAGTTGCAGGATATAGATCTTGAGCTGAACTTGGAAAACTCTGCTTTCTATGACCAATTTGCTATTGCACAG TTTGgtctctgggctgcctggctgacCTGGCTGGCAATTACCATCCTGGCTTTCCTGAAGGTTTATCACAACTACAGGCAGGAGGATCTGCTAGACAGCCTGATCCAtgagaaggagctgctgctAGGAAGATCCCCTTCACGATCCTCTTTGCAAGATGACAAAAGTGGCATGATCTAA